A single window of Sulfurovum riftiae DNA harbors:
- a CDS encoding ABC transporter permease, whose amino-acid sequence MSLTLLWTDMMVWILIVALLAWGWVVSRSPQVKKQWHTIFRSPVAMASAIVLIFYLFFTLLDSVHMRFHVENGSVKSSASEHVQYRGEMVSLLDLLFSHTIEKTERTYSAPFATHEYTKSIVVDENDVTRQEYLPLKHVKVSKGESERRDILQRSLTATMLGLCVSLLFVFLHIALNGKGTFGEKVRRVWYGETELPWRTAYLAFTLLLVTFVWMYMLSHHYHVLGTDKVGGDVFYQSLKSIRTGVLIGILTTLVMLPVSIVLGISAGFFGGWIDDVIQYIYTTLNSIPGVLLIAGAVLVMQVMMDNNPQWFETTLERSDLRLLFLILILGMTSWTGLCRLLRAETLKISQVEFVTAAKAFGVSKWKIIFRHIMPNLMHIILISVVLDFSALVLAEAVLSYVGVGVDPTMYSWGNMINQARLEMAREPMVWWSLFSAFIFMFILVLAANLLSDRIQKVLDPRSRS is encoded by the coding sequence ATGAGCCTGACACTGCTATGGACGGACATGATGGTATGGATACTCATCGTCGCACTTTTGGCATGGGGGTGGGTGGTCTCACGCTCGCCTCAGGTGAAAAAACAGTGGCATACCATCTTCAGGTCTCCTGTGGCGATGGCTTCGGCGATCGTGCTGATCTTCTACCTCTTCTTTACACTGCTTGACTCGGTACATATGCGTTTCCATGTGGAGAACGGATCTGTAAAAAGCTCAGCTTCTGAGCATGTGCAATACAGAGGAGAGATGGTCAGCCTGCTCGATCTGCTGTTCTCCCATACCATCGAAAAGACGGAACGTACCTACTCGGCACCTTTTGCCACGCACGAATATACAAAATCCATCGTGGTGGATGAGAATGATGTCACGCGTCAGGAGTATCTCCCATTGAAACATGTCAAGGTATCAAAAGGAGAAAGTGAGCGCAGAGATATTCTCCAAAGATCACTCACTGCGACCATGCTCGGCCTGTGTGTGAGTCTGCTGTTCGTTTTTCTTCATATAGCGCTCAACGGCAAAGGCACTTTTGGAGAGAAGGTACGCCGTGTCTGGTATGGTGAGACCGAACTTCCCTGGCGGACGGCCTACCTGGCCTTCACCCTGCTGCTGGTCACCTTCGTCTGGATGTATATGCTCAGCCACCACTACCATGTGCTGGGTACGGACAAGGTAGGTGGGGATGTCTTCTACCAGAGTCTCAAGAGTATTCGTACTGGGGTTCTCATAGGCATATTGACCACGCTGGTGATGCTGCCCGTGTCGATCGTGCTGGGTATTTCGGCTGGTTTCTTCGGAGGATGGATCGACGATGTCATCCAGTACATCTACACCACACTCAATTCCATTCCCGGTGTGCTTCTCATTGCCGGTGCGGTTCTGGTGATGCAGGTGATGATGGACAACAATCCGCAATGGTTCGAGACCACGCTGGAGCGTTCGGACCTCAGGCTGCTCTTCCTGATACTCATTCTGGGGATGACAAGCTGGACAGGGCTCTGCCGTCTGCTGCGTGCGGAGACACTGAAAATATCGCAGGTGGAGTTCGTGACGGCAGCCAAAGCTTTCGGTGTGAGCAAGTGGAAGATCATCTTTCGGCATATCATGCCCAACCTGATGCATATCATCCTCATCTCCGTGGTCCTTGACTTCAGTGCACTGGTCCTGGCCGAAGCGGTACTCTCCTATGTGGGAGTAGGGGTGGACCCCACCATGTACAGCTGGGGGAACATGATCAACCAGGCACGCCTTGAGATGGCACGGGAACCGATGGTCTGGTGGTCACTTTTCTCCGCCTTCATCTTCATGTTCATTCTGGTCTTGGCTGCCAACCTGCTTTCAGATCGTATTCAGAAGGTACTTGACCCAAGGAGCCGTTCATGA
- a CDS encoding thiamine pyrophosphate-dependent enzyme, with protein MAITSIKNLKEFSTNNDRFEGAHTLCPGCAHSMIVRELMNCTDDNLVISSNTGCLEVSTAVYPFTSWDTSWIHIGFENAATAVTGAEAMHKARKRKGTLKDNDAPVKFVAFGGDGSTYDIGFQWLSGAVERGHDFTYICLDNENYANTGGQRSSATPIGATTSTAQAGTHSYGKKEKKKDLVAIMAAHGAPYVAQLAPNKWKSMAKGFQKALETEGPCFINTVSPCTTEWRFDPKDTILLTDLATDTLMFPLYEIIDGHELNILYRPKNVLKVEDYLGAQGRYKHLFKPENRHVIEQIQKNINEYWDMLQRREEARI; from the coding sequence ATGGCTATTACATCAATTAAAAACTTAAAAGAATTTTCGACCAACAACGATAGATTCGAAGGTGCACATACACTCTGTCCAGGGTGTGCGCACTCTATGATCGTCAGAGAGCTTATGAACTGTACAGATGACAATCTTGTTATCTCTTCCAATACAGGCTGTCTTGAAGTATCGACAGCAGTTTATCCGTTTACATCATGGGATACATCCTGGATCCATATCGGTTTTGAAAATGCGGCAACAGCAGTAACCGGTGCGGAAGCAATGCATAAAGCAAGAAAAAGAAAAGGGACACTCAAAGACAATGATGCTCCTGTAAAATTTGTTGCATTCGGTGGTGACGGTTCAACATACGATATCGGTTTCCAGTGGCTTTCAGGTGCAGTGGAAAGAGGACATGACTTTACCTATATCTGTCTTGACAATGAGAACTATGCAAACACGGGTGGACAGAGATCTTCTGCTACACCTATTGGGGCAACAACTTCTACAGCACAGGCCGGAACACACTCTTACGGTAAGAAAGAGAAGAAAAAAGACCTTGTTGCCATTATGGCGGCACACGGTGCACCATATGTGGCACAGTTGGCTCCGAACAAATGGAAATCCATGGCAAAAGGATTCCAAAAAGCACTTGAAACAGAAGGGCCGTGTTTTATTAATACCGTTTCTCCTTGTACAACAGAGTGGAGATTTGATCCGAAAGATACGATTCTTTTGACAGACCTTGCAACAGATACACTGATGTTCCCGCTTTATGAAATTATTGACGGACATGAGCTGAACATTCTTTACAGACCGAAAAATGTTCTCAAAGTTGAGGATTATCTTGGTGCACAGGGACGTTACAAACACCTGTTCAAACCTGAAAACAGACATGTGATTGAGCAGATTCAGAAAAATATCAATGAGTATTGGGATATGTTACAGCGCCGCGAAGAAGCAAGAATATAA
- a CDS encoding HAD family hydrolase, whose protein sequence is MKKETIILFDLDGTLIDSTEAILESFGVAFTHFGEAVPDDEVIKAQIGHPLDWMFLSLGVKEESIWDHVAAYKKHYRKISKAKTVLLPDAKAAVEKAAEFAILGVVTTKTAEYSIELLEHMGLMDYFEVLIGRENVEHPKPHPEPIHKALVRLPRIKGDSWMIGDTCMDMLSAKSAEIKGVAVSCGYGSMEALSECSGIICANALDAVTFIAKK, encoded by the coding sequence ATGAAAAAAGAGACCATTATACTGTTCGACCTTGACGGCACACTGATCGATTCGACCGAGGCGATCCTGGAAAGTTTCGGGGTGGCATTTACTCATTTTGGGGAAGCCGTTCCCGATGATGAAGTGATCAAAGCACAGATTGGGCATCCGCTGGACTGGATGTTCCTCAGTCTCGGTGTCAAAGAGGAGAGCATCTGGGACCATGTCGCCGCCTACAAAAAGCACTATCGCAAGATCAGCAAGGCAAAGACCGTACTGCTGCCTGATGCCAAAGCAGCTGTGGAGAAGGCAGCAGAGTTTGCCATACTCGGTGTGGTGACGACAAAAACTGCGGAGTACTCCATAGAGCTTCTGGAACATATGGGATTGATGGACTATTTTGAAGTACTCATCGGCAGGGAGAATGTGGAACATCCCAAGCCGCACCCCGAACCCATACACAAGGCACTGGTCCGGTTGCCTCGTATCAAAGGGGACAGCTGGATGATAGGAGATACCTGTATGGACATGCTTTCGGCAAAGTCAGCAGAGATTAAGGGAGTTGCAGTAAGCTGTGGATATGGCAGCATGGAAGCACTGTCGGAATGTAGCGGCATAATATGCGCGAATGCCCTTGACGCCGTTACTTTCATAGCAAAGAAATAG
- a CDS encoding tRNA (5-methylaminomethyl-2-thiouridine)(34)-methyltransferase MnmD — MDKMYNEKLRPQKELVHCEDGSNTLFSKEFDEPYHSTKDGALHESLEKHVKPALSFTKKKEKLTILDICFGLGYNTFATLYYLLNNDLKTKVHILSPEFDEGLIRSLTNFAYPPEFETIKPIIDAISKEFFYEDAQFKIEILLGDARENIPKIREKIDVVYQDAFSPAHNPLLWTQEHFGDVRAICSDDALLTTYSTAAAVRLGLYENGFKLFVHRAEMMRYSTVASLKMLDGLEYIDMELKKQRNPAAKSMRDREYL, encoded by the coding sequence ATGGATAAAATGTATAACGAAAAACTGCGACCCCAAAAAGAGCTGGTCCACTGCGAAGACGGTAGCAACACGCTCTTCTCCAAAGAGTTTGATGAACCCTACCACTCCACAAAAGACGGTGCACTGCATGAATCCCTGGAAAAACATGTAAAGCCGGCACTCTCTTTTACAAAAAAGAAAGAAAAGCTCACCATCCTCGATATCTGTTTCGGCCTGGGGTATAACACATTTGCCACACTCTATTACCTGCTGAACAACGATCTGAAAACAAAAGTACATATCCTTTCTCCCGAATTCGATGAAGGCCTTATCCGTTCTCTTACCAACTTTGCCTACCCTCCCGAGTTTGAGACCATCAAGCCAATCATCGATGCGATCAGCAAGGAGTTCTTCTATGAAGATGCACAGTTCAAAATAGAGATACTGTTGGGAGATGCCAGAGAAAATATTCCGAAGATCCGTGAAAAGATCGATGTGGTCTATCAGGATGCCTTCTCTCCTGCACACAATCCGCTGCTTTGGACACAGGAGCACTTTGGAGATGTCAGAGCAATATGCAGTGATGATGCTCTGCTCACTACCTACTCAACGGCGGCAGCTGTCCGTCTTGGCTTGTACGAGAATGGGTTCAAACTCTTTGTGCACAGGGCGGAAATGATGCGTTATTCAACCGTGGCAAGTCTTAAAATGCTGGATGGTCTGGAGTATATCGATATGGAGTTGAAAAAGCAGCGAAATCCTGCCGCAAAGAGTATGAGGGATCGTGAGTATTTGTAG
- a CDS encoding ABC transporter permease has translation MLGYILRRILYAVPILIGVNLITFMLFFMINTPDDMARAQLGAKQVTPQMIEAWKAEKGYDKPLFLNSKASGIEKVSDTLFMQESLKLFAFDFGFSDANRDIGSDIKERMGPSLAIALPTFFIALITNISLALLLVLFRGSVLDMSMMVIAVMIMSISGLFYIIAGQVLFSKIWHWVPISGYEPGWSAVKFVILPVIIGVFAGMGAGVRWYRSIFLEQINQDYVRTARAKGLSEISVLFKHVLKNGMLPILTGVVVVIPSLFMGSLIMESFFGIPGLGSYTIDAINSQDFAIVKAMVFLGSVLYIIGLILTDISYTLFDPRVKLS, from the coding sequence ATGCTGGGATATATCTTACGCAGAATACTTTACGCTGTGCCCATACTTATCGGGGTCAATCTCATTACATTCATGCTTTTTTTCATGATCAACACCCCTGATGATATGGCAAGGGCACAGCTGGGGGCAAAACAGGTCACTCCGCAGATGATAGAGGCATGGAAAGCGGAGAAGGGATACGACAAACCGCTCTTCCTTAATTCAAAGGCTTCCGGTATCGAGAAGGTGAGCGATACACTTTTTATGCAGGAATCGCTCAAGCTCTTTGCCTTTGACTTTGGTTTTTCCGACGCCAACCGCGATATCGGTTCGGATATCAAAGAGCGTATGGGGCCGAGCCTGGCCATTGCCCTGCCCACCTTTTTCATCGCGCTGATCACCAATATCTCGCTGGCACTGCTGCTGGTACTTTTCAGAGGTTCGGTACTCGACATGAGCATGATGGTCATCGCGGTGATGATCATGTCGATCTCCGGGCTTTTCTACATTATAGCCGGGCAGGTACTCTTCTCGAAGATCTGGCACTGGGTCCCCATTTCCGGATACGAACCGGGATGGAGTGCGGTCAAATTTGTGATACTTCCCGTGATCATAGGCGTGTTCGCCGGCATGGGTGCGGGGGTACGATGGTACAGAAGTATTTTTCTGGAGCAGATCAACCAGGACTATGTGCGTACGGCCAGGGCCAAGGGGCTTTCAGAGATCTCCGTTCTCTTCAAACATGTACTCAAGAACGGGATGCTTCCTATTTTGACAGGGGTGGTCGTGGTGATCCCTTCCCTCTTCATGGGGAGTCTCATCATGGAGTCTTTTTTCGGGATCCCCGGGCTTGGCTCCTACACGATCGATGCCATCAATTCACAGGATTTTGCCATTGTCAAGGCGATGGTCTTTCTGGGTTCCGTGCTTTACATCATAGGGTTGATCCTCACCGATATCTCCTATACTCTTTTTGATCCGAGGGTGAAACTGTCATGA
- a CDS encoding 2-oxoacid:ferredoxin oxidoreductase subunit alpha produces the protein MAEKFDIQDREVWDGNYAASQALRQARVDVVAAYPITPSTPIVENYGAYVANGYVDGEFVMVESEHAAMSGCVGASAAGGRVATATSSQGFALMAEVLYQASGMRLPIVLTVVNRALASPLNVRGDHADMYMGRDSGWIQMDAFNSQEAYDLTLCAFKIGEDHAVRLPVMVHQDGFITSHTAQNVYPLQDDKAYDFIGDFKPVDDLLDFSRPVTYGAQTEEDWHFEHKAKQHKALMDSRPVIDAVFEEFEKLTGRKYNRVESYNMEDAEVVIVALGTTVETAIVAAQQLREEEGIKAGVVAIRCFRPFPFDQVREALKGAKSIAVLDRSSPGGAMGAFFNEVSAALYTTDTRPLVTNYIYGLGGRDFSIDEAKRIFKEQKAHADAGYITTDIQQFSGLRGPKLGYFQTQRG, from the coding sequence ATGGCAGAAAAATTTGATATTCAAGACAGAGAAGTATGGGATGGTAACTACGCAGCTTCTCAAGCATTAAGACAGGCACGTGTAGATGTGGTTGCAGCGTATCCTATTACGCCTTCAACACCAATTGTTGAAAACTATGGTGCATATGTAGCAAATGGTTATGTTGACGGAGAATTCGTCATGGTTGAGTCCGAGCATGCTGCAATGTCAGGATGTGTCGGTGCGTCTGCCGCAGGCGGACGTGTGGCAACTGCGACCTCTTCTCAAGGATTTGCATTGATGGCCGAGGTACTTTATCAGGCATCAGGTATGAGACTTCCTATTGTGCTTACTGTGGTAAACAGAGCATTGGCATCGCCATTGAATGTTCGTGGTGATCATGCAGATATGTATATGGGACGTGACTCAGGTTGGATACAGATGGATGCATTCAATTCCCAGGAAGCCTATGACTTGACACTGTGTGCTTTTAAGATCGGCGAAGACCACGCTGTAAGACTTCCCGTAATGGTACACCAGGATGGTTTTATTACTTCGCATACCGCACAAAATGTCTATCCTTTGCAGGATGATAAAGCGTATGACTTTATTGGAGATTTTAAACCTGTTGATGATTTGCTTGATTTCTCCAGACCTGTTACTTACGGGGCACAGACGGAAGAAGACTGGCACTTTGAGCATAAAGCAAAACAGCACAAAGCACTGATGGATTCCCGTCCTGTGATCGATGCTGTTTTTGAAGAATTTGAAAAACTGACAGGCAGAAAATATAACAGAGTAGAATCTTACAATATGGAAGATGCGGAAGTTGTTATTGTCGCATTGGGTACAACAGTTGAAACTGCCATAGTCGCGGCACAACAGCTCAGGGAAGAAGAAGGCATTAAAGCAGGTGTTGTTGCAATCAGATGTTTCAGACCTTTCCCTTTTGACCAGGTAAGAGAAGCACTTAAAGGGGCGAAATCGATTGCTGTTCTTGATAGATCATCACCGGGTGGCGCAATGGGCGCATTCTTTAATGAAGTCTCTGCAGCACTTTATACTACAGATACACGTCCGCTTGTTACAAACTATATTTATGGACTTGGGGGACGTGACTTCTCTATCGATGAAGCAAAGAGAATATTTAAAGAGCAGAAAGCACATGCGGATGCAGGATATATCACAACGGATATTCAGCAGTTTTCAGGCCTTAGAGGTCCTAAACTTGGATATTTTCAAACACAAAGAGGTTAA
- the luxS gene encoding S-ribosylhomocysteine lyase: protein MPLLDSFTVDHTKMIAPAVRVAKKMSSPCGDPITVFDLRFCKPNEEKLSVKGIHTLEHLFAGFMRDHLNSKKVEIIDISPMGCRTGFYMSLLGRPKAKKVAKAWEASMKDVLKVKSKKDIPELNIYQCGTYKMHSLKEAKEIAQTVLDRGIGIMNNKKLKLSKKILKGL, encoded by the coding sequence ATGCCACTATTAGACAGTTTTACCGTAGATCATACCAAGATGATCGCCCCGGCAGTGAGAGTTGCAAAGAAGATGAGTTCACCCTGCGGAGATCCCATTACCGTGTTCGACCTGCGTTTCTGCAAACCCAATGAAGAGAAACTTTCCGTCAAGGGTATCCATACGCTTGAACATCTCTTTGCCGGTTTTATGAGAGACCATCTCAACTCCAAAAAAGTGGAGATCATCGATATCTCTCCCATGGGATGCCGTACCGGCTTCTATATGTCTTTGCTTGGAAGACCTAAAGCAAAAAAAGTGGCAAAAGCCTGGGAAGCATCGATGAAAGATGTATTGAAAGTGAAATCAAAGAAAGATATTCCCGAACTCAATATCTATCAGTGCGGCACCTACAAAATGCACTCACTCAAAGAAGCAAAAGAGATCGCACAGACTGTTTTGGACAGAGGTATCGGCATCATGAATAACAAAAAACTGAAACTCAGCAAAAAAATTCTGAAAGGACTCTAG
- a CDS encoding 4Fe-4S dicluster-binding protein: MQDQNLCAAENRGVKELGGEHVGWDEVTQGIVLTSFNGDATGIVHQKAEERHYSDFNSYTASVASWRVEKPVFNIDVCIDCQNCWVWCPDTSIISRDKQMLGIDYDHCKGCAVCVEVCPTNPKSLLMFSEQTALDTALAAWPEKKKKEDK, translated from the coding sequence ATGCAAGATCAAAATTTATGTGCAGCAGAGAACAGAGGTGTTAAGGAACTGGGCGGTGAACATGTCGGCTGGGATGAAGTAACACAGGGTATCGTACTTACATCATTCAACGGTGATGCAACAGGTATCGTACACCAAAAAGCGGAAGAGAGACATTACTCTGATTTTAACTCCTATACGGCATCCGTTGCGTCGTGGAGAGTAGAAAAACCGGTATTCAATATTGATGTCTGTATCGATTGCCAGAATTGCTGGGTATGGTGTCCTGATACATCGATCATTTCAAGAGACAAACAGATGCTCGGTATCGACTATGACCACTGTAAAGGGTGTGCGGTATGTGTGGAAGTATGTCCTACCAATCCAAAATCACTTTTGATGTTCAGTGAACAGACAGCCTTGGATACAGCACTTGCTGCTTGGCCAGAGAAAAAGAAAAAAGAAGATAAGTAA
- a CDS encoding ABC transporter ATP-binding protein, producing MSLLSLHNVSLEVGGTPLLKNVSFEIQEGEIFALVGESGSGKSLTSLAIMRLLPEIIDVSSGDILLKGNSLFTLTEAAMQKIRGRSIAMIFQEPMSALNPVMTIGEQVAEVIRLHLGLKKEAIEAKVVSLFEEVALKAPRERYNWYPHQLSGGQKQRVMIAMALACEPDLLIADEPTTALDVTIQAQVLALLKEIREKRKLSILFITHDMGVVAQMADRIAVMKEGELLEAAPRDSFFAFPKHPYTQQLLKDAIAMQAKEKRDIKAEKLLEVRDLKVHFPIKKGLFQRTVGHVKAVDGVSFSIPKGRTLALVGESGSGKSTIGQAILRLLDATEGEIRFRGVDIAALHENALKAYRSKIQVVFQDPYSALNPRMTIGEIIREGMVSLQIGPKERTLQDQRIAELLEKVGLEREYMHRYPHEFSGGQRQRIGIARALAVEPELIICDEPTSALDVTVRAQVLSLLKTLQDDFGVSYLFITHDLSIISAIADEVAVMKEGKLVEQGSVERVMHDPKHTYTRTLLQAVPKPPPIEKGSI from the coding sequence ATGAGTCTTCTCTCTTTACATAATGTAAGTCTGGAAGTAGGAGGGACCCCTCTATTGAAAAATGTCAGTTTCGAGATCCAGGAAGGAGAGATCTTTGCACTGGTTGGAGAATCGGGAAGCGGAAAGTCCCTGACCTCTCTAGCCATCATGCGTCTGCTCCCTGAGATCATCGATGTCTCTTCGGGCGATATTCTGTTGAAAGGCAATTCTCTCTTCACGCTGACAGAGGCAGCCATGCAGAAGATCAGAGGCAGGTCCATTGCCATGATCTTCCAGGAGCCGATGTCCGCACTCAACCCTGTCATGACCATAGGTGAACAGGTCGCCGAAGTGATCAGGCTGCACCTGGGACTCAAAAAAGAGGCCATTGAAGCCAAAGTGGTCTCGCTTTTTGAAGAAGTGGCGCTCAAAGCACCCAGGGAGCGTTACAACTGGTATCCGCATCAGCTTTCTGGCGGGCAGAAGCAGCGTGTCATGATCGCAATGGCACTGGCCTGTGAACCGGACCTGCTTATTGCCGATGAACCCACGACAGCTCTGGATGTGACCATACAGGCACAGGTACTCGCACTGCTCAAAGAGATCAGAGAGAAGCGCAAGCTCTCCATTCTCTTCATTACGCACGACATGGGCGTGGTGGCACAGATGGCCGACCGGATCGCTGTTATGAAAGAGGGTGAACTGCTTGAAGCGGCACCGCGTGACAGTTTCTTTGCTTTCCCGAAACACCCCTATACACAACAGCTTCTCAAAGATGCCATTGCCATGCAGGCAAAAGAGAAAAGGGACATAAAAGCAGAGAAACTGCTTGAGGTGAGAGACCTCAAAGTCCATTTTCCCATAAAGAAAGGACTTTTTCAGAGAACAGTAGGCCATGTCAAAGCGGTGGATGGCGTCAGTTTCAGCATACCCAAGGGGCGGACACTGGCACTTGTCGGAGAATCAGGCAGTGGCAAAAGTACGATCGGACAGGCAATTCTGCGACTGCTAGATGCCACAGAGGGTGAGATACGTTTCAGAGGTGTGGATATTGCGGCATTGCATGAAAATGCTCTGAAAGCCTATCGCAGCAAAATACAGGTGGTCTTTCAGGATCCCTATTCGGCGCTCAACCCCCGTATGACCATAGGGGAGATCATTCGTGAAGGGATGGTCTCTTTGCAGATAGGCCCAAAAGAGAGAACTTTGCAGGATCAGCGTATTGCGGAGCTGCTTGAGAAGGTCGGACTCGAAAGGGAATATATGCACCGCTACCCGCATGAATTCTCCGGAGGGCAGCGGCAGCGTATCGGTATAGCCAGAGCATTGGCAGTGGAACCCGAACTGATCATCTGCGACGAACCGACCTCGGCACTTGATGTGACGGTCCGTGCACAGGTTCTCTCCCTGCTCAAAACACTGCAGGACGATTTTGGGGTCTCCTACCTTTTCATTACGCATGACCTCTCCATCATCTCTGCCATAGCCGATGAGGTTGCTGTAATGAAAGAGGGAAAACTGGTGGAGCAGGGTTCTGTGGAAAGAGTGATGCACGACCCCAAACATACATATACACGGACACTGCTTCAGGCTGTACCCAAACCACCACCTATAGAGAAAGGGAGCATATGA
- a CDS encoding pyruvate flavodoxin oxidoreductase subunit gamma has product MTEIRWHSRAGQGAVSGAKGLGDVVATTGKEVQAFALYGSAKRGAALRAYNRIADEQILNHAKFMYPDYVLVIDPALAMTDDITMNDKPTTKYIITTHLSKEELIEQIPALQDKADRVYVVDCIEISLDTIGRSMPNSPMLGAFVKISGMFELDYFLENMKRVLKKFPQKIIDANMEAITRAYNEVK; this is encoded by the coding sequence ATGACTGAAATAAGATGGCACAGCCGTGCTGGTCAGGGTGCTGTAAGTGGTGCCAAAGGTCTGGGAGACGTTGTTGCAACGACGGGGAAAGAAGTACAGGCATTTGCCCTTTACGGGTCTGCAAAAAGAGGTGCTGCGCTCAGAGCATACAACCGAATTGCAGATGAGCAGATCTTAAACCATGCAAAATTTATGTATCCTGATTATGTATTGGTAATTGATCCTGCCTTGGCAATGACAGATGATATTACAATGAATGACAAACCGACAACCAAATATATCATTACGACACACCTCAGTAAAGAGGAATTGATCGAGCAGATCCCTGCCTTGCAAGACAAAGCGGACAGAGTGTATGTGGTTGACTGTATCGAGATCTCTCTCGATACGATCGGCAGATCCATGCCGAACTCTCCTATGCTTGGAGCATTTGTAAAAATATCAGGAATGTTTGAATTGGATTATTTCCTTGAAAATATGAAAAGAGTGCTCAAAAAATTCCCACAAAAGATTATTGATGCGAATATGGAAGCAATTACCAGAGCATATAACGAAGTAAAGTAA
- the ribE gene encoding riboflavin synthase encodes MFTGLIREIATVKSYRNNILTIKSKHKAKLGDSIAVNGVCLTVIKVNPDGFDLELADETRSIIDESKISGEVHIEPAMQMNDRFEGHIVQGHVDCVGEVAKITKRENGTDFIIKVDPKYIAHIIPKGSITIDGISLTVNDVYKDSFRITIIPHTLENTLMKHYRVGTKLNIETDVFARYIDHILAHRSSKKSMSWDDVDKIQMSY; translated from the coding sequence ATGTTTACAGGTCTTATCCGTGAAATCGCCACTGTCAAAAGCTACAGGAACAATATTCTGACGATCAAATCAAAACACAAAGCAAAACTTGGGGACTCCATTGCCGTCAACGGTGTCTGCCTGACGGTCATCAAGGTCAATCCCGACGGTTTTGACCTTGAACTGGCCGATGAGACACGTTCCATCATCGATGAGAGCAAGATCTCCGGGGAGGTTCATATCGAACCTGCTATGCAGATGAACGACCGTTTCGAAGGTCACATCGTGCAGGGGCATGTAGATTGTGTAGGGGAGGTTGCAAAGATCACCAAACGTGAGAACGGCACCGACTTCATCATCAAGGTCGATCCAAAGTACATTGCCCACATCATCCCCAAAGGCTCCATCACCATAGACGGGATCTCTCTGACAGTCAATGATGTCTATAAGGACAGCTTCCGCATCACCATCATTCCCCATACACTTGAGAATACCTTGATGAAGCACTACAGGGTAGGAACCAAACTCAACATAGAAACCGATGTGTTCGCCAGATACATCGACCATATACTTGCACACCGGTCTTCCAAAAAGTCTATGTCATGGGATGATGTGGACAAGATACAGATGAGTTATTAA